From the Leptospira sp. WS60.C2 genome, one window contains:
- a CDS encoding SpoIIE family protein phosphatase produces MKLSMDTIRSIYSNFIYVIKSKSFLKLFLSLVLFILLPYSIITGRMIYQEYRAALDWNQRFQLIRIQLLSIDIENQIRNKIQKEFSIQKEKKQLNWTWNDITQLCPTAPIQIDNEDLFQIVRCKQQEEYESYFLFSDEKGFHLFSTKFLEDELLDSPFSDPNEGLFLLNQIGDYGISGFIEDNFLVSEDWKEKAKSSLQTNSNLPTLKEVKKEDLGFFLVGVPLYGLPLHLFVVSPINLVLQPILNSLHTNIYTLLGILLFTFVFSAIISLKEIESKQKLKLILNEFPHAAILYDSNGNILLENSNIETKLKLSDVFLYQKPFTSWLQKEVREFLKDIKEQRNQHQNLRKEEFDVYTNEGNILLLEITYQIWLLEENFKFASGALILVQNVTNKRMEFEKEMDYAKDLQKKYLPNQIQIFPQLDYEILYRPLIQVGGDYYDFIDLGDDRYIFALGDVIGHGVKAAMMMTVLKVLFHQIAKTEPDPNKILLKMNEGISAHFPDPYAFVPFLFLLFDLGKGRVFYGNAGHPGMVHCTNGSVLCYEKLNPMFGMLPKFEPKVLDFPIQKGDRFYLFTDGLKDVENLKREKLWETELLSFFETMKTNHISLVKQELDFKIRSYSEGQTLLDDITWIGIDVI; encoded by the coding sequence ATGAAGTTGTCGATGGATACAATCCGTAGTATCTATTCGAATTTTATTTATGTCATAAAATCAAAGTCGTTTCTAAAATTATTTCTATCTTTGGTTTTATTTATCCTTTTGCCATATTCTATCATTACCGGTAGAATGATTTACCAAGAGTACAGAGCAGCACTTGATTGGAACCAACGATTCCAATTGATTCGAATTCAACTTTTATCCATTGATATAGAAAACCAAATCCGTAACAAAATCCAAAAAGAGTTTTCCATTCAAAAAGAGAAAAAACAACTAAATTGGACTTGGAATGATATTACGCAACTTTGTCCAACGGCTCCAATTCAGATCGATAATGAAGATCTGTTTCAGATTGTTCGATGTAAACAACAAGAAGAGTATGAATCTTATTTTCTATTTTCAGACGAAAAAGGTTTCCATTTATTTTCTACCAAATTTCTAGAAGATGAACTGTTAGATTCCCCCTTCAGTGATCCGAATGAAGGTTTATTTTTACTCAATCAAATTGGGGATTATGGAATTTCTGGTTTTATCGAAGACAATTTTTTAGTATCTGAAGACTGGAAAGAAAAAGCAAAATCATCCCTTCAAACAAATTCAAATTTGCCTACGTTAAAAGAAGTAAAAAAGGAGGACTTGGGTTTCTTTTTAGTAGGAGTTCCACTTTACGGACTGCCATTACATTTATTCGTTGTTAGCCCAATTAATTTAGTTTTACAACCTATACTCAACTCCTTACATACCAATATTTACACTTTATTAGGAATCCTACTCTTTACTTTTGTATTTTCTGCCATCATTTCTTTAAAAGAAATTGAATCAAAACAAAAGTTAAAACTAATCTTAAATGAATTTCCTCATGCAGCCATTTTATATGACTCAAATGGAAATATCCTATTAGAGAACTCTAATATAGAAACAAAACTAAAATTATCTGATGTATTTCTATACCAGAAACCTTTTACATCTTGGTTACAAAAAGAAGTTAGAGAGTTTTTAAAGGATATCAAAGAACAAAGAAATCAGCATCAAAATTTAAGAAAAGAAGAATTCGATGTCTATACGAACGAAGGCAATATACTTTTACTTGAAATTACCTATCAAATTTGGCTCTTAGAAGAAAATTTTAAATTTGCAAGTGGCGCTCTCATTCTGGTACAAAATGTAACCAATAAAAGAATGGAATTTGAAAAAGAGATGGACTATGCCAAAGATTTGCAAAAAAAATATCTTCCCAATCAAATCCAAATATTCCCACAATTAGACTATGAGATTCTGTATCGCCCCTTGATCCAAGTAGGTGGGGACTATTACGACTTCATTGATTTAGGTGATGACCGTTATATATTTGCTCTCGGAGATGTAATCGGACATGGTGTGAAAGCTGCTATGATGATGACAGTTCTCAAAGTATTGTTCCATCAAATTGCTAAAACAGAACCAGACCCCAATAAGATCCTTTTAAAAATGAATGAAGGAATCTCTGCTCATTTTCCCGATCCCTATGCGTTTGTACCTTTTTTATTCTTACTCTTTGATTTGGGAAAGGGACGAGTCTTTTATGGAAATGCTGGCCATCCAGGAATGGTTCATTGCACAAACGGAAGCGTTTTATGTTATGAAAAATTAAACCCGATGTTCGGAATGTTGCCAAAATTTGAACCCAAAGTTTTGGATTTCCCAATCCAGAAAGGCGACAGATTTTATCTCTTTACAGATGGCTTAAAAGACGTGGAAAACCTGAAAAGAGAAAAGCTTTGGGAAACAGAACTTTTATCTTTTTTTGAAACCATGAAGACCAATCACATATCCCTTGTGAAACAAGAACTAGATTTTAAAATCAGATCTTACTCTGAAGGACAAACTTTATTGGATGATATCACTTGGATTGGTATCGATGTAATCTAG
- a CDS encoding peptide chain release factor 3, with protein MSPETIEKEVKRRKTFAIIAHPDAGKTTLTEKLLLYGGAIQLAGAVKAKKEGKSATSDWMAMEKERGISITSAALQFEYKDHILNLLDTPGHEDFSEDTYRTLMAADTAVMVLDAGKGVEPQTIKLFRVCRDRGIPIITFINKMDRPTKDLYELLDEIEKVLGIKAVPDVWPLGTGFDFKGVYDLRDENLYLFDRTPGGKQKAAFRMAGPNDPSLDEQFDEEIVKAFREQIDLVVNGIGQVDTNAFLLGKETPVYFGSAVNNFGIELFLNKFLELAPGPDHIPLRDGNYLDPVNSPFSAFVFKVQANMNKAHRDRIAFLRICSGVFERGLNVNHNRLDKPVKLSSSFAFFGQDRNTVDLAYPGDIIGLVNPGTFKIGDVLSTGNTPPLRPLPSFAPELFATISCKDTLQLKSFKKGLDQLAEEGILHLFTSRTIGGGVPIIGAMGKLQFEVFQRRLKDEYGADTSIHILPYGISRWVKKEDRSKIPSNANLVEDLFGNMALLFDTEWDMNYFHKNNEGIELLDNPPLED; from the coding sequence ATGTCCCCTGAAACCATCGAAAAAGAAGTAAAGCGTCGTAAAACCTTTGCCATCATTGCCCATCCCGATGCGGGAAAAACCACACTTACAGAGAAATTACTCCTATACGGGGGCGCCATTCAGCTAGCAGGGGCTGTGAAAGCCAAAAAGGAAGGGAAATCAGCCACTTCTGATTGGATGGCTATGGAGAAAGAACGGGGTATTTCCATTACCTCTGCTGCTCTGCAATTTGAATACAAAGACCACATCCTCAACTTACTCGATACTCCAGGTCATGAGGACTTTTCAGAGGACACCTATCGTACGCTCATGGCCGCGGATACCGCCGTCATGGTGTTAGATGCCGGAAAGGGGGTGGAGCCACAAACCATCAAGTTATTCCGAGTCTGTCGAGATCGGGGAATTCCGATCATCACTTTTATCAATAAGATGGACCGTCCGACAAAGGATTTGTATGAGTTACTCGATGAAATTGAGAAGGTTCTCGGAATCAAAGCAGTTCCCGATGTATGGCCCCTTGGGACCGGTTTTGATTTCAAAGGGGTATATGACCTTCGTGATGAAAATTTATACTTATTTGACCGTACGCCTGGCGGTAAACAGAAGGCTGCGTTTCGGATGGCAGGGCCCAATGATCCAAGCCTTGATGAGCAGTTTGATGAAGAAATCGTAAAAGCCTTTCGGGAACAAATTGATTTAGTTGTAAACGGAATCGGACAAGTGGATACAAATGCCTTTCTCCTCGGGAAAGAAACTCCTGTTTATTTTGGTTCGGCAGTGAACAATTTTGGAATCGAACTATTTTTAAATAAATTTTTGGAACTTGCTCCAGGTCCTGATCACATTCCTCTCCGAGATGGAAATTATTTGGATCCAGTGAATTCACCTTTTAGTGCCTTTGTTTTTAAAGTGCAGGCAAACATGAATAAGGCGCACCGTGATCGTATTGCTTTTTTAAGAATATGTTCTGGGGTCTTTGAACGGGGATTAAACGTAAATCATAACCGATTGGACAAACCAGTGAAACTTTCCTCCAGTTTTGCTTTTTTTGGACAGGATCGTAACACGGTAGATCTAGCGTATCCAGGAGACATCATTGGTTTAGTAAATCCTGGAACATTTAAGATTGGTGATGTATTGTCTACGGGAAACACACCACCTTTACGACCGCTTCCCAGTTTTGCACCAGAGTTATTTGCTACCATTTCCTGTAAGGACACATTACAACTGAAATCCTTCAAAAAAGGTTTAGACCAACTGGCAGAAGAAGGAATTTTGCATCTTTTCACCTCTCGGACGATCGGTGGTGGGGTTCCCATCATTGGTGCCATGGGTAAGTTACAATTTGAAGTATTTCAAAGAAGGTTAAAAGATGAATATGGTGCCGATACTTCCATTCATATCTTACCGTATGGAATCTCTCGCTGGGTGAAAAAAGAAGACAGGTCCAAAATACCTTCTAACGCGAATTTGGTGGAAGATTTATTTGGTAATATGGCTCTATTGTTTGATACAGAATGGGATATGAATTATTTCCATAAAAACAATGAGGGAATTGAACTATTAGATAATCCTCCACTGGAAGATTAA
- a CDS encoding 6-bladed beta-propeller, whose amino-acid sequence MRKFVSIIFLLVCTQIFPLDFPNFSLGEENAKEEFKRGLTYKNLREYSAAKERFQKAVNLKKDFHLARLELANNYYLLGEWEEALDELEILASKAKNDLLITNKIETLRLAIAGGITEKERIYFKTIEGDSIRGYRFRNPVDITFDEEGNFYVAGFDTSNVIKFNAEGTPISNWRGGITRKLERPVSLQYQNQKVYIADFSRDEILVFDLNGSFLFSIGSTGKGPGQFRGPSSICFDSSGNLYVADSGNSRIQKFNAKGQFVLEIVGIGNSKLINPSGVTTYQNKLYVVDKDKLQVLIFDGDGNTLETITKAEWKKPRNIRILENQIFLTDELTGIWTYSLLNGEWTQLPKFRDKKGVYRVLFRPFSTNIDVTGSLYFVDFGKHRIDIFSQKNNLLSNLDLKIESIDTSDFPNIHIYTRVKNRAGKELVGIDRLSFRIFENDNMTPLFSLANKNKINERLHIAMVFENSDSLKKGKLNLEDGLFPLFRSLHEDDHITLYRAGKDSQLILPDTVSLRDILAKIRDSQAEEKYNFGKASIAALKKLSMETGPKALVYLVSKEAKEDSFYQYQKSRIVAYAKAHSIPIYVLTTNGNPSFEESWTDITAPTNGKYIFLDGEGEERDLYKLLRSHLDYRYILSYKTDTNPDLINRYIKIGIGVNHRGVKGRDEGGYFVPEPR is encoded by the coding sequence TTGCGAAAGTTTGTATCCATCATCTTTCTATTAGTCTGCACCCAAATCTTTCCTCTAGACTTTCCCAACTTTTCCCTAGGGGAAGAGAATGCCAAGGAAGAATTCAAGCGCGGTCTCACTTATAAGAATCTGAGGGAGTATTCTGCAGCTAAGGAACGATTCCAAAAAGCTGTTAATTTGAAAAAGGATTTCCATCTTGCAAGATTGGAACTTGCCAACAACTACTATCTATTAGGCGAATGGGAAGAAGCATTAGATGAATTAGAAATTCTTGCTTCCAAAGCCAAAAATGACCTGCTCATTACAAATAAAATTGAAACCCTACGTCTTGCAATCGCTGGGGGAATTACAGAAAAAGAAAGAATTTATTTTAAAACCATTGAAGGGGATTCTATTCGTGGTTATCGTTTTCGAAATCCAGTCGACATCACATTCGATGAAGAGGGAAATTTTTATGTAGCTGGATTTGATACATCCAATGTAATAAAATTTAATGCGGAAGGAACTCCAATCTCCAATTGGAGAGGTGGAATCACTCGGAAATTAGAAAGACCTGTATCTTTACAGTATCAAAACCAAAAAGTTTATATCGCAGACTTTTCTCGTGACGAGATTTTGGTGTTTGATCTGAATGGTAGTTTTCTTTTTTCAATCGGTAGCACTGGAAAAGGTCCAGGACAATTCCGAGGCCCCTCTTCTATTTGTTTTGATTCTAGCGGCAATCTATACGTTGCCGATTCTGGGAATAGTCGAATTCAAAAATTCAATGCGAAAGGACAGTTTGTATTAGAAATTGTTGGTATTGGTAATTCAAAGTTAATCAATCCATCTGGAGTTACTACATATCAAAACAAACTCTATGTAGTCGATAAAGACAAATTGCAAGTTTTGATTTTTGACGGTGATGGAAACACTCTCGAAACCATCACGAAAGCGGAATGGAAAAAACCTCGCAATATCAGAATTTTAGAAAATCAAATTTTTCTAACGGATGAATTGACTGGGATTTGGACATACTCTCTATTGAATGGGGAATGGACTCAACTTCCAAAATTTCGTGATAAAAAAGGTGTTTACCGAGTTTTGTTCCGTCCGTTTTCAACAAATATCGATGTTACTGGAAGTTTATATTTTGTAGATTTTGGGAAACATAGAATTGATATATTTTCTCAGAAGAACAATTTATTATCCAATTTGGATTTAAAAATCGAATCCATCGATACTTCTGATTTCCCAAACATTCATATTTATACTCGAGTTAAAAATAGAGCAGGAAAAGAATTAGTCGGCATTGACCGATTGAGTTTCCGTATCTTTGAAAATGATAACATGACTCCCCTATTTTCATTGGCAAACAAAAACAAAATCAATGAAAGGCTTCACATCGCCATGGTATTCGAAAATAGCGATAGCCTAAAAAAAGGGAAACTCAATCTAGAAGATGGTCTTTTTCCTCTTTTTCGTTCATTGCATGAAGACGATCATATCACTCTTTATAGAGCAGGTAAAGATAGCCAACTCATATTGCCAGACACAGTTTCTTTAAGAGACATTCTTGCAAAAATCAGAGATAGCCAAGCCGAGGAGAAATATAATTTTGGAAAAGCAAGTATCGCTGCTTTAAAAAAATTATCCATGGAAACTGGTCCAAAAGCGTTGGTTTATTTAGTATCAAAAGAAGCGAAAGAAGATAGTTTTTACCAATACCAAAAATCAAGGATTGTCGCTTATGCTAAAGCGCATTCTATCCCAATTTATGTATTAACAACAAACGGAAATCCTTCATTTGAAGAGTCTTGGACAGATATTACTGCACCTACAAATGGTAAATACATTTTCTTAGATGGTGAAGGAGAGGAACGTGACTTATACAAATTATTAAGATCACACCTAGACTATCGTTACATCCTTTCTTATAAGACAGACACAAACCCAGATCTAATTAATCGATACATTAAAATTGGAATTGGAGTCAACCATCGTGGTGTCAAAGGACGAGATGAAGGAGGTTATTTTGTTCCAGAGCCTCGTTAA
- a CDS encoding tetratricopeptide repeat protein: MFQSLVNRKTKLLSLFVLFVFTNVMLAETSALEDIAEAKVFQAGNNCRKAISLFQSALQKNRNSIEAKLGIANCSFQLGSYKESKKFYLEILQRENKYIPAVTGLSEIYLIEDDFKSINTLIQPLLTEFPNHTGLRITEAKTLLKQGKVDSALYKIKNLVEKLDEPSDLLRMLAELHFSKKEYDNAYRIIDHYTKKEPNDPAGFAFKAKVLLYENYFRPSALLNILPSVKESLENALNLDSKHEEARFYLVYHDLILSNATVDKELKRKAFKAIYELAREFPENQLYHSLEANLAWELGETKFASYHYRRALSLDDLDEILRFEAEEYAISSEKEEAKLRRELGDYRRDRFYSEKHSLYHKSSLFHLFRARDLSAQTPIIRKELLEFYNQSGDAVKYTNLLLKLREEDPKSFKLQNKLEFVIKNLKASIEFKEGYLQIEPNSVLDQSVRYTPEVYVFDLESIAPFPYHLQAGRLFGETIRYQLKHMLSVRVVEGNEYNQIRNLLKESSYHPFSGTIPFSIDNLHHLDQKRRNLTKIRFVIHGRYQIENGDIKFEISVYDRNQLKDIATWKTNQRGRDSLPTIVHRIAERIKNTLPIEGKILKVKKEEVIVSLGKDDGLKSDSKLLFQRKGKTLFEGEILSLGKSIASIKPKQRGWEKELATGDDVVISKD, encoded by the coding sequence TTGTTCCAGAGCCTCGTTAATCGAAAGACAAAACTACTTTCCCTATTTGTGCTCTTCGTTTTCACGAACGTAATGTTAGCAGAAACATCAGCGTTAGAAGACATCGCGGAAGCAAAAGTGTTTCAAGCAGGGAACAATTGCAGAAAAGCCATTTCTCTCTTTCAATCTGCTCTGCAAAAAAACAGAAATTCTATCGAAGCAAAACTTGGGATTGCCAATTGTAGCTTTCAACTTGGTTCTTACAAAGAAAGTAAGAAGTTTTATTTAGAAATTTTACAGAGAGAAAACAAGTATATTCCTGCAGTCACAGGATTATCTGAAATTTATTTAATTGAGGATGATTTTAAATCGATTAACACTCTCATCCAACCATTGTTAACTGAATTTCCCAATCACACTGGTTTACGAATCACAGAAGCTAAAACACTTCTAAAGCAAGGAAAAGTAGATTCAGCATTGTATAAAATTAAAAATTTAGTAGAGAAACTTGACGAACCTTCTGATCTATTGCGCATGTTAGCAGAATTGCATTTTTCCAAAAAGGAATATGATAATGCATATCGCATCATCGATCACTATACCAAAAAGGAACCGAATGATCCGGCAGGATTTGCTTTCAAAGCGAAGGTTTTATTGTATGAAAATTATTTTCGACCTAGCGCCTTACTCAATATATTACCTAGTGTCAAAGAGTCTCTTGAAAATGCTTTAAATTTAGATTCGAAACATGAAGAAGCAAGATTTTATCTCGTGTATCACGACCTCATTCTATCAAATGCGACAGTTGACAAAGAATTAAAACGAAAAGCATTTAAAGCGATTTATGAATTAGCAAGGGAGTTTCCAGAAAATCAACTCTATCATAGTTTGGAGGCCAATCTTGCCTGGGAACTTGGAGAAACAAAATTTGCTTCCTATCACTACAGACGTGCGCTCAGTCTAGACGACTTAGATGAAATCTTACGTTTCGAAGCAGAGGAATATGCAATTTCTTCGGAAAAAGAAGAAGCAAAACTCCGTCGTGAATTAGGCGACTATAGAAGAGATCGGTTTTACTCTGAAAAACATTCCTTATATCACAAAAGTAGTCTTTTCCATTTGTTTCGTGCAAGAGATTTAAGTGCACAAACTCCAATCATCAGAAAGGAACTATTAGAATTTTACAACCAGTCAGGTGATGCAGTTAAATATACAAATTTGTTGTTAAAACTCCGTGAAGAAGACCCTAAATCTTTCAAACTTCAAAACAAATTAGAATTTGTGATTAAAAATTTAAAGGCATCGATAGAGTTCAAAGAAGGTTATCTGCAAATAGAGCCAAATTCAGTTTTGGATCAATCTGTTCGATATACCCCGGAAGTATATGTATTTGATTTAGAATCAATTGCCCCCTTTCCTTATCATCTACAAGCAGGTAGACTGTTTGGAGAAACAATTCGTTACCAATTGAAACATATGCTCTCGGTAAGAGTCGTGGAAGGCAATGAATACAATCAAATCCGAAATCTTTTAAAAGAATCTAGTTATCATCCATTTTCTGGAACCATTCCTTTCAGCATCGACAACCTACACCATCTCGATCAAAAAAGAAGGAACCTTACCAAAATCAGATTTGTGATACATGGACGATATCAAATTGAAAATGGTGACATCAAGTTTGAAATATCAGTGTACGATCGTAATCAATTAAAAGATATTGCTACGTGGAAAACAAACCAAAGAGGTAGAGACAGTTTACCTACGATTGTACATCGAATCGCGGAAAGAATCAAAAATACTTTGCCAATCGAAGGTAAGATCCTCAAGGTAAAAAAAGAGGAAGTAATTGTCTCCCTTGGTAAAGATGATGGATTAAAGTCGGATTCAAAACTTCTCTTCCAACGAAAAGGAAAAACATTATTTGAAGGTGAAATTTTAAGTTTAGGAAAATCAATTGCAAGCATCAAACCCAAACAACGAGGTTGGGAGAAGGAACTTGCTACTGGTGATGATGTGGTAATTTCAAAGGACTGA